In the Ranitomeya imitator isolate aRanImi1 chromosome 2, aRanImi1.pri, whole genome shotgun sequence genome, ggtagttagtccaggcttgcaaatgcatggtggttaaatgtctatgcatgcaacttgtattgagacttttcagattctgtcctctgcttaaggtagttgaacatttttgacagatgactttgcgctgatcaattggatgttgtttaaaaaaaaatgccagactgcactctttctagcatcggataccttttcaggcattgcagactgagctttaaccggatggccacgctgtcctccaacaggttttggctttgccacgcgttttgggcaagatacgggcccggcagatggaacctgttgcgatgttgatgcctgctgcggcccctcctcctccgcttcagaactgctgccgcctgcaccctgttcccccaatggctgccaatcggggtcaagaactgggtcatctattacctcttcttgtagctcgtgtgcaacttcgtctgtgtcaccgtgtcggtcggtggtatagcgttcgtgatggggcaacatagtctcatcagggtctgattcttgatcattaccctgcgagggcaatgttgtggtctgagtcaaaggaccagcatagtagtctggctgtggctgtgcatcagtgcactccatgtcagattcaacttgtaatgggcatggactgttaactgcttcactttctaagccagggacggtatgtgtaaagagctccatggagtaacccgttgtgtcgcctgctgcattcttctctgttgttgtttttgctgaagaggacaaggaagcgacttgtccctgaccgtgaacatccactaacgacgcgctgctttgacatttaccagtttcacgagaggaggcaaaagagctagaggctgagtcagcaagataagccaaaacttgctcttgctgctccggctttaaaagcggttttcctactcccagaaaagggagcgttcgaggccttgtgtagccagacgacgaacctggctccacagctccagacttaggtgcaatattttttttcccacgaccagctgatgctccaccactaccactaccctcattaccagctgacaatgaacgcccccggccacgacctcttccaccagacttcctcattgttttaaaaacgtaaacaaactaacggtatttgttgctgtcacacaacttacacggtgagctataacttcagtatgatttagctacccctttacaggtgagtgagaccacaacgaaaatcaggcacaatgttacacactctgttgttggtggcaaaaaatgagagagatgccacacacgctggactgtcactgaagcacaaatgtaaatattaatctcccactgatttttttttttttttttttcagggagactttaggaaaaaaaaataatagaataaaatgattttttcaggaagaatttagaaaccaaataaaataaaatgattttttcagggagaatttagaaaacaaataaaacaaaaaaaggctttctatggcccactgagtgagagatgacgcacacaggagtcaggagtggcacacaagcccagaggccaatatttatctcccactgattgatgtagtgattttttcaggtagattttggaacccaaatcaagctaaaaaaatattaggctttctatggcccacaattggagagagagagagagatggcacacccaggagtcaagactggcacacaagcagaaagggcaatattaatctcccactgatttttttttttttttttttttcagggagactttaggaaaaaaaaataatagaataaaatgattttttcaggaagaatttagaaaccaaataaaataaaatgattttttcagggagaatttagaaaacaaataaaacaaaaaaaggctttccatggcccactgagtgagagatgacgcacacaggagtcaggagtggcacacaagcccagaggccaatatttatctcccactgattgatttattgatttttttcaggtagaatttagaacccaaatcaaccaaaaacataaataggctttctatggcccactatttgtgagagagatggcacgctcaggaatggcacacaagcccagaggccaatattaatctcccactttttattttttttcagggaaaatttataaacccaataaaaaaataaataaataggctttctatggcccactatctgagagagagagatggcacgcttaggactggcacacaagcccaaaggccaatattaatctcccttttttttttcagggagaatttataaaaccaaaaaaaaaaaataaataggctttctatggcccactatttgtgagagagatggcacgctcaggactggcacacaagcccagaggccaatattaatctcccactttttttttttttgttccagggaaaatttataaacccaataaaaaaaataataaataggctttctatggcccactatctgagagagagagatggcacgcttaggactggcacacaagcccaaaggccaatattaatctcccactgattgatttattgattttttcaggtagaatttagaacccaaataaataaaaaaaaaaaaaaaaaatgggctttctatggcccactgagtgagtgatgatgcacacaggagtcaggagtggcacacaagccctgaggccaatatttttctcccactgattgatgtagtgattttttcaggtagattttagaacccaaatcaagcaaaaaaataaataggctttctatggcccactgactgagagatggcacacacaggagtcaagagtggcacacaagccctgaggccaatatttttctcccactgattgatgtagtgattttttcaggtagattttataacccaaatcaagcaaaaaaataaataggctttctatggcccactgagtgagagatggcacacacagggatggcactctagcagaaatgtcaatcttaatctcccacaaaaaaaaacaaaaacaaaaaaaacagggagtgtccaacaattactatctccctgcagtaatctcagccaggtatggcaggcagcaataaggagtggactgatgcacaaattaaataaaaagtgtggacaaacaaaaaagatagctgtgcagaaaggaaggaacaagaggatttgtgctttgaaaaaagcagttggtttgcacagcggcgtacacacagcaatgcagctatcagggagccttctagggcagcccaatgagctacagcgctgaggggaaaaaaaaaaaaatgtagcttccactgtccctgcacaccgaaggtggtgttgggcagtggaaatcgctacagcacaagcggtttggtggttaatggaccctgcctaacgctatccctgcttctgacgaagcggcagcaacctctccctaagctcagatcagcagcagtaacatggcggtcggcgggaacgcccctttatagcccctgtgacgccgcagacagcaagccaatcactgcaatgcccttctctaagatggtggggaccaggacctatgtcatcacgctgcccacactctgcgtttaccttcattggctgagaaatggcgctttttgcgtcaatgaaacgcgactttggcgcgaaagtcgcgtaccgcatggccgaccccgcacaggggtcggatcgggtttcatgaaacccgactttgccaaaagtcggcgacttttgaaaatgaacgacccgtttcgctcaaccctaataatgactGCTGTGGAGAGCTGGGTGTGGTGGTAGCAATCTGGCTGTGCTGCTGTGTTAGTTGTAAAGAGAAAATGGGTCAGGCCAggctcacacacagcgagatacggccgagtctcgcaggttaaaactaacctctggcaccggcactccagagcggagcgtgcggccgcatagcaatacatggagacgcacgctccgctctggagtacaggtgccagagctgggttttaacctgtgagactcggccgtatctcgctgtgtgtgatcccggcctaacgatCAATGTTGGAAAAGCTAGTTGCACTGGATGTTAGGAAAGTCACACCTTGAAGACTTCTGTGGAAAGCTGGGTGCGGTGGTGTCAATCAGACTGTGCTGCCGGTTCAAGCAGACGATCGCACCAGCAGATACTATCCACTGACCTGCTTCATGTTGGTCCAAGGATGACAATTGTGATGAAGTTCAAAAGTGCTAGAAGGGGCTTAGTTTGGGCAGTGATAATGAACGAACGCTGCCCTGGCCGGTGGCAAGTGTGCAAGAATCACTGCCGGTTGACCTACGCGGTGCATACCGCTACTAGTTAAGGTAGTGACATCACTCCTGTACCTATGGTGAGGTCTATCAGGTAACGTAAGGGTCTGTACTGGCCCTTGGAACACTTCCATATCAGGACATACGTTCTTTTTAATTGAGGATTTGCTATACCACTAGTGGCATAGCAACTGGTTTCTTAGACCTGTTTTGGACTTTTactatttttattctaatttttacttCTTGACAACAGGTGGTTGTTGTCACCCAAACAGGCAGCTAGAACCCCCAAAGAACCTTGTGTCTAGCAccagtggaatatatatatatatatattttgagtataaggatatgttcccacggtcagtaaatgctgcggattggacgctgcgaacATACACAGCGTCCAAaacgcagtggccagatgttacagcacagtggatgagatttcaataaatcccatctccactattcgTGCACGGACGCCTCCAGCTTtcctgcggagacagacatgcagCGCATCTTTCTAGACCACAAcaggtctatttatcttgtggagacactcAGTCCCCGCATGATAAATATCACCAATAAacttgcggaatcacctgcgttcaaaagccagcagtgctttggacagagcggacatgtgctgcgtccaaagcgctgctgattcCTGACCGTGGGGACGTAGCCTAACTGTGTAttctattttttaataaaaatggaaaactgtgttttgttttatttctaataaaggactttattttggctgtgtctttatttaccatgtaaccataggattagtaatggatcggtgtcttatagacgcctctccattactaacccgtgggcttgatgttatctgacaatacaaaggtgacatcaactccacaaatatgaacccccattgccaccgctacagggcaagtgggatgaaccgggcaaagagccagaattggctcatctaatagattaACCTTTTCTGGGCACCTGCGGGCTGCCATTTTTAGGCTGGGtgtgcctatatcaatggcccctaaggctactttcacattagcgtcggtacggggccgtcgcactgcgtcggcccgacgtaccgacgcatactgtgcaagcgccgcacaacgggggcagcggatgcatttttccagcgcattcgctgccccattgtaagttgcggggagatgggggcggagttccggccacgcatgcgtggtcggaaatggcggacacaacccaGCAAaaaacatgtaacgttttttgctgccgatggtccgccacaacacggcgcaaccgtcacacgacggttgcgacgtgtggcaaagcgtcgcaatgcgacgctaatgttagtcaatggagaaaaaatgcatcctgcaagcaattttgcaggatgcgttttttctcctaaacgacgcattgcgacgtgcagtgcacggcgctaatgtgaaagtagcgttACCAGTTTgataataccagcccacagctgtcagtttcagcaaggctggttgtcaaaaatgagaggGGTActccacgccatattttttaattatttaaataattaaaaaaaaaaaaaacagcatggagacccctttattcttgataaccagccttgctgaagctgacagctgaaggttgcagaccccagctgtgagttttgcttggctggttatagaaaatacaggggaacccacgctgtttttttcttttatttatttacttataggGCAGGCGGTGGGTGATGAATCCTCCAATCAGCCTCTTctgttgtcactgttattagcaacagcagctgtcattgttctcactgaTCACCAGCAGAGTAGGGGAGAAtggtgagagccgtcttcagcacccggcgccggggaacagctcttattgtagtgcttcttccctggcacctgtccgtgtggtactgatgcggctcacgtgtgccgcaagtattacacacaaggACACTGTcatctccagtaccgttttttattcccagtaccagaaatatcaggacgcgtgaaaccggccttaagagtGTTCTCTAAAGCAAGTCAAAGAAAGAGCTCCAGCAGCACGGCAGTTACTTCCAGGTATGTCCCATAGGGACAAGAAAGCACTGACGCTAGGGAAGGAGACATTTCTTTTTTTATCTACAGGTTTCCATTCCCAGTAGCGTACcctctctctcgtggtgctgttgtGGTAAGGGGGAAAATATGTTAAATCTTCCCAACTGCTGGCTGTAAACGTTGCACAACCgtgacataaaaaatatataagagGCAGTCTGCTAAAATCAGCGAGTGTCACATGCTGCATTCAGAATTGGGCATCTTGACAGATCTAAAAGATTTGATTAAAAATACAAATCTTAATTCATTATACAGTAGAACCTAACTGTGGGAAAATGAAATAATTAATCTGACTTTCCGTATTAGCAACTTACACTAAGggcatgtttccacgttcaggaaacactgtgtgtttgacgctgtgtagagccgcagcatcaaacacgcagcgtccagatgttacagcatagtggaggggatttcatgaaatcccgtctccactatgcattaaaagacgcatgcggcatacctgcAGAaaaggacatgcggcgcgtcttttaagaacgcagcatgtccttacattgcagaaacaaagcaaggacagcgcaggtgacctgccagtgacctcaggtgcagatatggtcaggattttacctgcgtaaaatcctgaccaaatcctgatgcaatcctgaacgtggacaaataCCCTAAGGGTTCGTGCAGACAATCTAGTTTCGGTATGAGTGCGATCCatcaaaacatcggatcgcactagGATCAATGTTATTCTATTGGGCTGTGCACATATCCAATTTTTTCCTCCAAATGGTCAAATGAATAATATCGCAGCATGCATGAATTGCTTCCAATAATCAGATGGAGATTTTCAAGAACAGCCtgaatggagaaactttttttttttttattctccacatCCTAGAAAAACGGATGCCACTCTGAGCAATCTCTGATCAGAATCGGATTAGCATAGTTGGACCGTTTTTCTCTGATGGAGAACATAcggtcgtctgcacctgccctaaacgTAATGCAAACCAAAACTTTTTTGAGGATGACCAGTGTGTACTTTACATGTATTATCAACATTTAATgttgattactgcaacattttaatATGAATGCGGTTTCCCAATAATGATGTTTCAGGCTTTAGGAAACCTGGACTAAAATCCTAATAATAAGCCCTTGATTTCATGTGCACCATATGGTCATATTAAAAGTGAGAGAACAGAAAACACAGCTATCACCATATCCATGCTCAGTCTACAGCAATGACGAAGCATGTAGGATACCAACATTTACATTACCATGCAGGGCATCCTATCAACTGGCAATCCTGGACTTGGGATCCCATCACAGATTGCAGGAAATAAGCCCCTCTATTGTAAAATGTAGAACAGATCCATCCCGACATCACACACCCTGTGCACAGACACAGTATCAGCACACTGTGCACTCTTTACTTGCCTGCCCATCTCCGTCATGTGCCATTCCTGCCACCATTTGTTGTGCTGCTGTCACAGGGAGATGGTCTTGCTATGAGGTGAGTAAATAAAGCGCATCACTCCTCCCCTCCAACCTCAAAGGGACAGGGCTGGCATTCCCAGAGCAGAGGATTATGGGTAGTGCCTGCCACAGTAGAGCTGCTGATACCTGAGACAATGCACACATAGCTGTGACATATGATGTGCAGCTGCTCTTGCTCGTTTCCTAGAATCCACTTTGGTGAGCATGCCAAGAGGCACGTATACGTTTCAAAGGACTCCCTAGGCTACATCATACTGGTACCGAGTGACTGAAGGCTGTATATAATCTGAAGACTGGATAAGAACTGCTTCTGCAAGGTTCCATTTCTTGGCATCAGAATGAGGAAAGGTTCTACCCTATGGAGGCTGGGTCAGCACAGTGTGACCGTGCACTGTCTGATCCAATCACCAGAAAGGACATTTGAATACAATCCCATGCCCTCCCCATACAGAAAGGTTGTAAGCTAGTTGTGACTGCTGCTCCTCCAatgctgcttgctgtctgtcaggtGGGAGTGTTCATTCATAAGGTCACCAGTCTGCTGCCAGTGCCTGCCAGGCTAGGGGTGTCACCAGTCTGCTGCCAGTGCCTCCCAGGCTAGGGGTGTGAGCAGACTGCTGCCAGTGCCTCCCAGGCTAGGGGTGTGATGAGCAGACTGCTGCAGCTACACCCGGAAATGGAAAAGGTGCGTTAACCCTCATGCAGTCTACTGATCtggaattagggtatgtgtccacgttcaggattgcatcaggatttggtcaggattttatgcaggtaaaatcctgaccaaatctgcacctgaggtcactggcaggtcacctgcgctgtccttgcgttgtttctgcaatgtaaggacatgttgcgttcttaaaagacgcgccgcatgtgcgtttttgtgggtatgccgcatgcgtcttttaatgcatagtggagacgggatttcatgaaatcccctccactatgctgtaacatctggatgctgcgtttttgacgcggctcaacgctgcgtcaaaacgcgtttcctgaacgtgaaaacatacccttagaggaGCATTTGTTCACATTCTGGGACTAAAGTATCTGCTGCTTTCAACTTTTCACAGGTCAGCAACATGGGAAATGAAAGCTGTTGGAGAAATTCCAGTATGTGACGATTTTCAACTCATCATGTCTTTCACGATGCATCCTTCTATAATAACTCGCAAAGAAAAAGCTGAGCTCAGTATCCCCCGCAGCATAAGTTATATCAATAACCTTTACCAACATGCACAACTGCCAGAAGGATTTGGTTCACCAGGAGTTTCCTTAATCAAAGAGCAACACAGATCAAGCCTGCCACCTCGGCCAGAGAATAAGGTGAGCAACAGCTGCGACCCAGAACTGCGGCCTATTATGCGGCGCAGAACAAAATCTCTGCCTAGTTCTCCGGAGAGAAAGACTGCTGCCAAATGTCGGCCTCGGTGCCAGAAAGTCAGGTTTGCAGATTCACTTGGCTTGGAGTTGGCTGAAGTGAAGGTATTCAACACTGGGGACAATCCATTCATCCCTCTCCATGTTCTCTCCCGGTTGTCCATCAACTCAGACTTGTGTTGCAGTCAAGATTTCGAAGTTTCCATCCAATATTTGGAGCCCGACTTCAAACAGCCTGTGGAGGGTGGAGATTTTCCGGAGCGTCTCCATCAATATTGTGTCTGCTTAGAGAAGGTTACCAGCTCGGAAGAGCTGGGCATTTCTGgcaccattcgagtggtaaatctTGCCTTTGAGAAAATGGTTTTAGTGAGGTATTCATTCACCAACTGGAAAACTCATTATGAAGCAAAAGCTACTTGGCAAAAAAGCGACGCCACAGTTGTTCCTGGCACAGATATATTTGCCTTTGTTATTCCGTTACCACCCTTCCTCCAGCAAATTTGCTCTGTGGTCCAATTTGCCATAAGGTACCAGGTTGCTGGCAAAGATTATTGGGATAACAACTATGGTAAAAACTATACTTTTATATCAAAGAGCCATAGACTTAAAATGCCAAAAGACTGTGAGCAGAGCTGGATCCATTTCATCTAATGTATTAATTAGCGATCTTTTACTGGAGAAAATGGCCCGGATACAATAAATGTGTGCTCAGGTTTGTAGCCTGCGGCTTCTGGGGTCACACGGGATCATCACTCACAATCTAGAATAAGCCACTGACAGCAGGGACTGATCCGGTGGATGGAGCTGCTGGACTGAACACTGTGTGGTTTGCACATGATTTTACATACGTGTTGTAAATTGCTGTCAAGGAAATATTTGTTGGGTGTTGTTGCTTGGTTATAGTTAGATAATTCTATAGCAGCTATAGGTGTTTAATAATATGTGATAAATATGTCAGTTTTGTGCTTTAGTTAAAGGTAACATTGTGCATACATAGGGCCTCAGCTAGGAATGCATTGTTAGGGTATGTCCACactttgcggattctctgcggatccgcagcgttttttgcagtgcagaaacgctgcagatccgcaattgatttacagtacaatgtaaatcaatgagaaaaaaaaaatgctgtgcacactttgcggaaaatgcaaacgctgcggtttaaaagaagtagcatgtcacttcttttctgtgaatctgcagcggttttgtacccattccattatagaaaaccgcaggggtaaaaaccgcagcaaatccgcaagaaaaccgcagcaaaaatgcacaaaaaccactgcggaaccgcacaaaaaacacgacaaatccgcaggtgcgttttctgccaggagaggcagaatccacaccagaaattcctaagcctaatccgcaacgtgtgcacatagcctaaaacttcaGTGTGAAATGGCATTCACCAAGATTCCTATGAAAAAAATCTGGGTTGGCACGTAATATTATATAAATGTCTGGATAGCTGAAATTTCACTCCAGCGATATCAGCTCATTGCTGGAGATTCAGGTGAAATCACGTGATCAATGGGGCACTTTCTCCAGAGGACGGGGTGTCTTGTTGTAATCCGTCTAAACTAAAAATTATGATCTgaaagaatcatattgccaggtaatGTTTATTGTAAACGTTTCTTCAGCCATTATAAGACACGTGTGTCTCCTTTTTGATAATGAATTCATCAGATTTAGCATATTAGCAATTTCTGTTTGATTATGAAGAAAACATGGATGGTGTAAAACAAATCTCAGGTGAAAGGGAAATTGTCACttgatttatgctgcccaaaccatgagcagcatgaatcagagcctggcagcCTGATATGTTTTTCTTTTAATTTCTGCATTGTTTCAGATAGAACATAGTTTGAAGAACCACATGGATCCTGTAGGTAGAGATCAATTAGTCTGGGTCCTCCTCATCCTACTACAGTTAATTGACAGGTCCTTGGCTATGCACAAACATAGAAGAGACCTGTCGATCAACTACAGCGGGGCGAGAAGAAGCCGGACAAGTCAGTCTCTCCCTATAGTCCCCGGCCCCCTCTTCAATCTGTTTACATGAAACATTTAAGAGAGAAAATACCTGGCTGTAATCGTGCGGTCAGGCCCAGATTCATGCcgtctgtggtttgggcagcatgaattgagTGACACGTCCCCTTTACAGCTACCATTACACAAGTTCAGGAAAAATCTGATTAATGTGGACCATTTCTTACAGTTTGTCTTTACCATGTAACTGCCTCAGATGATACAACCAATCAGTATTTTATTACAAATATGATTTTCAACTATGCAAACTGTGATAAGTTTTTGTATTCATATAGTCACACTATAGAGAAATGTACAATCTCCCTGATCTATACATGAATATTAATAAATACAAAGTCTTTTCTTCTCCGCTCCTGGGGAGAAATCCATATACTGCATCTGTATCAAATCTTTAGGGACATTGCATATTACAGAATATATACATGTCATCTAACCTACATAAGTCACTGAAGTATTATAGCCTGATCATTTGCTTTGGAGCCTACCACTATAATGTGGCTAGAACAAGTGGCCTGTTTGGAGTTGCCACGACTACATGTTCATAGTCAAGTAGCTTATATATGATATGTGGATAATCCCTGCAGGAAAGGGAGAAATGGTAGGGCTTTCTGAGCATAATAAGTGTGAAATTAAAATCATAATGGTGAGTAAAGTATCTCACCTGGTGAAGTAATGCAGATAGGGCACAACTCCGTATACGTGTGTTAGAAGCAAGTGTAGTTGCAGCTGACCTGGTGTGCTGTAAGGAAATCTTCTAGGATAAATTCCAGCAGAGAGCAATCAGAGATGAGGGATCCAGGTGCTAGGCGCTCCCAAACAATAGAAAAAATTCATCCGAAAATGGAGAAAAGGTTTAAAAATTTATTTAAAATGACAGCGCGTTTCGCTTGCCAATAGCCTTCCTCAGCTGTCTGAAAAGCTAATGAGATAATTATCCTTGAGGTCTTCCAGACACCTGAGGAAGGCTGTTCGCATTCAAAACACATTGTGGTTTTAAATacatgtttttaaatattttttcatttttggatGATTTTTTAATATTGTTTCTGTGCGCCTAACACCTGGATCCCTCATCTATAATCAAGTAGCTGCAAACTACAACTTAGCTGGGACCCCAAATTGTGACTGCATTAAAGAGATAGCTGATAGTTGTTAGATTGATGAAGGTCCAACtattgggacccccactgatcactaGGATGGAGGAATATGGGGAGGAACTATGAGATGGACCACCTAACACAAACATGCCACAGTGTCGTAAGTACATGGCAGTAGTAACCAATTAGCATTCTCTAGCCAAGAACCACTGCATTACCACATGTCCTGTCATCTATTTAAGGAAAAATCGTACATTACAACAAAATTGCATATAGTATTTGTTTCAGCAATGTAGCATTTCACCGCTATAAGGCTAAAGTGGTGTTTCCCTTAAAGCTTGATCTCCTCAAAGTTTGATCTTTATGGAAAATAACACAACTTCAACATCACCTATTGCTCGCTATTCACTGATGGTCTTTGTTGACATAGCGGCAGGGGTGACATCACATCTatggcacatgactgctgcagccaatcgctgagcaGACATGACATTTGATGTAAAGATACAGCTAagctcagtgattagctgcagagGTCATGTGTTGTAGAGGTAGATTGCGAGCATGTAAACATAGACTAATGGGAATCAATAAAGAGGCAGCACTGGAATGGCTAGGAGGGCTGGTTTTTTTGTTTGCATAGAAAGCAAGCCTTAGAACAACATACTTTTTTAGCCCTTCCACCCAACATTTAATTATTTCAAGACACTCGGGTACTGTAAAAACCTTTGCCTTAGTGTCACTTTATTTGTGCC is a window encoding:
- the PPP1R3D gene encoding protein phosphatase 1 regulatory subunit 3D isoform X1 codes for the protein MQSTDLELGSATWEMKAVGEIPVCDDFQLIMSFTMHPSIITRKEKAELSIPRSISYINNLYQHAQLPEGFGSPGVSLIKEQHRSSLPPRPENKVSNSCDPELRPIMRRRTKSLPSSPERKTAAKCRPRCQKVRFADSLGLELAEVKVFNTGDNPFIPLHVLSRLSINSDLCCSQDFEVSIQYLEPDFKQPVEGGDFPERLHQYCVCLEKVTSSEELGISGTIRVVNLAFEKMVLVRYSFTNWKTHYEAKATWQKSDATVVPGTDIFAFVIPLPPFLQQICSVVQFAIRYQVAGKDYWDNNYGKNYTFISKSHRLKMPKDCEQSWIHFI
- the PPP1R3D gene encoding protein phosphatase 1 regulatory subunit 3D isoform X2: MKAVGEIPVCDDFQLIMSFTMHPSIITRKEKAELSIPRSISYINNLYQHAQLPEGFGSPGVSLIKEQHRSSLPPRPENKVSNSCDPELRPIMRRRTKSLPSSPERKTAAKCRPRCQKVRFADSLGLELAEVKVFNTGDNPFIPLHVLSRLSINSDLCCSQDFEVSIQYLEPDFKQPVEGGDFPERLHQYCVCLEKVTSSEELGISGTIRVVNLAFEKMVLVRYSFTNWKTHYEAKATWQKSDATVVPGTDIFAFVIPLPPFLQQICSVVQFAIRYQVAGKDYWDNNYGKNYTFISKSHRLKMPKDCEQSWIHFI